The genomic DNA GCAGTTGCGTGTCGGTCACGCCGGTCAGCAGCCAGTGGCCCGGCGGCTGATAGCGGCCGCTCTGCGCGATGCGCACGTTCGACAGGCGGAACTTCGAATCGAACTCGTAGATGCGCACGTTGCTGATCGTCGCGTCGGGCCTCAGTTCGCCGACGTTGACGAAGCGCGTGACCTGCTCGCCGTCGGCGCGCGAGGTCAGCGTGTCCTTGACCCACACGCCCGACTGGAAGTTGGTCGACACCGATGAGCCGAGCGCCTCGAGCCGCACGCGCTCGGACAGCTGATCCGTGTACGGGCCGACCACTTCGCCGATCAGATACGTGACGATCACGAGCGGGATGCCGATCTTCAGCAGCGAGCGCAGCGACTGGTTCGTCGCGAGGCCTGACACGCGGAAGATCGTGTACTCGGAGTTCGCTGCCATCTGCGCGAACACGTAGATCGCGCTGATCAGCGCCGCCACCGGAATGATTTCGTAGAAACGCGACGGCGTTTGCAGCGCGACGCGCAGCACCGCGTACTGGAATTTGTAGTTGCCGTGGCCGACCGAGTTCAGTTCATTGATCAGGTCGAAAAAGAAGAACAGACCTGAAAACGCGAACAGGATGAAAACGAACGTGAGATAAATCTGACGCGCGAAATACCTTTCATAAATGCGCATCGGTCAGGCTCCCTGCGAACGGCTGAACATGGCACGCGTAAATAGCGGCCGGTTGCGCACGCGCAACCAGAAGATGAACGCGACGATCCCGAGCACGATCACGTGCAGGATCACGAGCCCGACGCCGAACGACATCTTGCCCTGCTCGATCCACGCCTGCACGACGTTCAGCAGATTCGAATAGGTGAGGTAGATCAGCACGGCCATCACGAGGTTGATCGTGCGGCTGCGCCGCGGATTCTGGTGCGCGAGCGGAATCGCGAGCAGCATCAGGTTGATCGCGATCAGCGGAAGACCGGCGCGCCACGCGAATTCGGCGAGGTTCTCGTTGGTCGGATTGCGCAGCAGCGTGAGCGTCGGCAGGCCGGTGGTGGTCGGCGTATTGACGACCGGCTGGCTCTGGATCTTCACGCCGTAGCGCTCGAACTCCATGATGCGGAAATCGGGGTGGCCCGGCTCGCCGTCGTAGCGGCGGCCATTTTCCAGCACGACGAAGCGGTCGCCGTTCTTGTGGGTCTCGATGTGGCCGTTCTTCGACACGACGACGTTGACCTTGCCGCCTTCGGTGCTCGTCACGAACACGTTCTCGACATGCCCCTGGTCGGGCGACATCTTCTCGATGAAGAACACGCGATGGGTGGTCGGCGATTCGCGGAACTGCCCCGGCGCGAGCAGCGAGACTTCGTCGCGCTGCTGGAAGCGCGCGCGGATCAGCTTGCTCTGCTGGTTCGACCACGGCCAGCCGACGAACACGAAGAACATGATCAGGATGATGATCGGCGTGGCGAAAATGCCGATCGGCTTGATGAATTGCGTGAGGCTCACGCCCGAGGACAGCCACACGACCATCTCGGAGTCCTTGTACCAGCGCGTGAGCACGAACAGGATCGACACGAACAGGGTCGCGACGAGCATGATGGCCAGGTAGCCGATCACGGTGAGGCCGATCAGGACCAGCACGTCGCGCGGATCGATCTCACCCGATGCCGCGAAGCCGACGATGCGGATCATCATCGTCGTCAGCACGAGCGTGAGGAGAACCATGAACACGGCGCCAGCCGTGTACGCGAGTTCGCGCTGGAGGGAGCGTTCGAAGATCATTATTGATGACGAGAGGGGGCGCTCACGGTGACGCGGGGGTTCGGTCCCGTCACGCCTCCGGTGCAGCCGCCGCGGGAAAAATAGCGGATAATTGCGGCTTTCATCCTAAGCCCAGATTTTATCCGAGGACAAGCGCGATGGACTTTAGCATAAAAGCCTGTGATTGGACCAAAGGCTCGACGAACGGTTTCCTGACCGGAAAATCCGACTGCATCGTGATCGGCGTGTTCGAGTCGCAAACGCTGTCGGGCGCCGCACTGGAGATCGACACGGCCACCAAGGGCCTGCTCACGCGCATCATCAAGGCGGGCGACATGGACGGCAAAGCCGGCACCACGCTGTTCCTGCATGAAGTCCAGGGCATCGGCGCGTCGCGCGTGCTGCTAGTCGGGCTCGGCAAACAGGACGCTTTCAGCCAGAAAGCTTACGGCGAGGCGGTCCGCGCCGCCTGGCGCGCGCTGCTCGGCACGAAGGTCGTGCAGGTCACGTTCACGCTCGCACAACTGCCGGTGCTCGAGCGCACGGCCGACTGGTGCGTACGCGCCGCGATCCTCGCGCTGCGCGAGCTGACGTACCGCTTCACGGAGATGAAGAGCAAGCCGGACAACACGCCGCGCGCGCTCAAGCGCATCGTGTTCAGCGTCAACAGCGGCGACGAGAAGGTCGCCAGGCTGGCCGCGAAGCAGGGTGCCGCGCTTGCGAACGGCATGGACCTGACGCGCGAGCTCGGCAATCTGCCGAGCAACGTCTGCACGCCGACCTATCTCGCGAACACCGCGAAGAAGCTCGCGAAAGACTGGAAGCTGAAGGTCGAGGTGCTCGGCGAGAAGCAGTGCGAAGCGCTGAAGATGGGCTCGTACCTGTCGGTCACGGCGGGCGCGGTCGAACCGGCGCAGTTCATCGTGCTGCAGTACCAGGGCGGCGCCGCGAAGGCCGCGCCGGTCGTGCTGGTCGGCAAGGGCGTCACGTTCGACACGGGCGGCATCTCGCTGAAGCCGGGCGAGAGCATGGACGAAATGAAGTACGACATGTGCGGCGCGGGCTCGGTGCTCGGCACGCTGCGCGCGGTCGCCGAGATGGGCCTGAAGATCAACGTGGTCGGCATCATCCCGGCCGTCGAGAACATGCCGTCGGGCACGGCCACCAAGCCGGGCGACATCGTCACCAGCATGAAGGGCATCACGATCGAGGTGCTGAACACCGACGCCGAGGGCCGCCTCATCCTGTGCGACGCTTTGACCTACGCCGAGCGCTTCAAGCCGGCGGCGGTGATCGACATCGCCACGCTGACGGGCGCCTGCATCATCGCGCTCGGCCACCACAACAGCGGCCTGTTCTCGAAGGACGACGCGCTCGCGGGCGAGCTGCTCGACGCGTCGCGTGAAGCTGCCGACCCGGCATGGCGCCTGCCGCTCGACGACGAGTACCAGGATCAGCTGAAGTCTAACTTCGCGGACGTCGCGAACATCGGCGGACGTCCCGCGGGCAGCGTGACGGCCGCGTGCTTCCTGTCGCGCTTCACGGATTCGTACCCGTGGGCGCATCTCGACATCGCGGGCACCGCGTGGAAGAGCGGCGCGGCGAAGGGCGCGACCGGCCGTCCGGTGCCGCTGCTCACGCAGTTCCTGATCGATCGCGCCGGGCAATGACGCAGTGCAGTAAGCGCGCGCACCGCGCGCGGCAAGCGTGGCGGAGCGGCCGATGACGAAAATCGACTTTCACTCGAACGTCGGCGATTCGCTGTCGTATGCATGCCGCCTCGCGCGCAAGGCGTATCTGGCGGGCCAGCCGCTCGTGGTGCTGGCCGAGCCCGCGCGCCTGCGCGCCTTCGACGAAATGCTGTGGACCTTCGCGCCGCTCGAGTTCGTGCCGCACTGCATGGCGGGCACGTCGCTTGCGGCCGACACGCCTGTCGTGCTGGCCACGAATCTCGACGACGTGCCGCATCATCAGGTGCTGCTCAATCTCGGCGCGACGGTGCCGGCGCAGTTCGCGCGCTTCGAAAGATTGCTCGAAGTGGTCGGTAACGCACCCGAGGAACTCGCTGCGGGCCGCGAGCGCTATCGCTTCTATCGCGATCGCGGCTATCCTTTGACCAACTACAAGCAGGGCGGCTAGCTTCGTTTCGCTGCGCGTCGGGGCCGACGACGGTCGACGGCGATCGGGGAACGCCACGCGCACACTGCCTGCCCTGGCTTCGACTCAAACACGGAGAGCGCACGTGTCCGACCCCCAAGATGATTCAATTCCGGTCCTGAACGAGATCCTCGTGCCGGGCCGCGCGCGCGAGGCATCGGGCGATGCCGCCGCGCCCGCCCCCCAGCCAGGCGCCGAGCCCGCACCCGCGGCGCCGCGCGAGCCCGCTTTCCATACGGAGCCCGCGGTCGTGCCGCCGCCCGCGCATCAGACCGAACCGACGTTGACGCCTGAGCCCGCGCAGGCGGCCGGGTATGAGCCTGTCGCGCAGACCGGGCTTTATCGGGCGCACGTGGCCGATCACACGCACGCGAGAAGGTACACGCGTCCGCATCACGGCATTCACCCGCGACATGGGCATGAGGGCGGGCATGAAGAAATGGAAGTCTCGCCCGGTGTGTTCGACCGTACCGAGCCCTTCATACCGCTCGAAGCCGGCGCGACGGTGCCGCCGGATCTCGGTCATGAAGGCACGCACGAAGCCGCTCCCGCCGAGCCCGCACTCGATGCCGATGCGATCGCCCAACGTCTGCACGGACGTTTCCAGCGTTTTCTGACGGGAGAGGGGCGCGGCATCATCGAGGCGCGCTGCCGCGATGCGGTGCAGCAACACACGAGTCTGCTCGTGAGTCAGATCACGCGCGAAGTCGCGCAAACGCTCGAAGCCGAGATGACAGACTGGGTGCGTGAAGCGGTGGAAGAAGAGGTCGCGCGGCGCTCACGTTGATGGCGCGAGGCGCGGCCTTCATCGGCGACACAAGACGTCCGTTATTTGAGCGTCAACACCCAGGCCGCCAGCGTGGCCGCCTGATCCGGCGTGAGCTGAGTGTTCGCCGGCATCGGCACGGTTCCCCATACGCCGGTGCTGCCATCGAGGATCTTGTGCTTCAGGTAGGTCGCGGCGTCCTCACGTCCTGCATAGCGGGCTGCGACATCGTGCAGCGAGGGTCCCATGAACGGGCGCGTGACCGAGTGGCAGCTCATGCAGTTCTTCTGCTGTGCAAGCGCGAGGCCGGCTGCTTCGGCATGGGCGGCGGGACTGGCTGCGCTCAATGTGGCGGCGAGCGCAACAATGGCTGCTACGGCTGCGTACGACATCGATTTCATTATGGTCTCCGCCAGTGCAGATGCCCGGCTCGTGGTGCACGCATTATAAGAGCAAAGGGGCGCACGGTTTTCCGGGCGCCCCTTTGCGTTTCTGCGTAGCGTGGCGGCGGGTTTGCCACTGTGACCGTGATCAGCCCGTCACCGCCCCCCGATTCGCCGGCTGCGCGAGCGCGAAATACTTCGCCATCACGCCGCGTGTGTAGCGCGGCTTCGGAGCCTGCCACACGGCGCGGCGGCGCTGCAGCTCGGCGTCGTCGATGTTCAGTTGCAGCAGCAGCCGGTGCGCGTCGATCGTGATCGAATCGCCTTCCTGCACGAGCGCGATCGTGCCACCGACGAACGCTTCCGGCGCGACGTGTCCGACCACCATACCCCAGGTGCCGCCCGAGAAGCGGCCGTCGGTGATGAGCCCGACCGATTCGCCGAGTCCCTTGCCGATGATCGCCGAGGTCGGCGCGAGCATCTCCGGCATGCCGGGGCCGCCCTTCGGGCCCAGGTAGCGCAGCACGACGACGTCGCCGGCGACGATCCTGTCGGCGAGGATCGCTTCGAGCGCGCTCTGCTCGTCGTCGAACACGCGGGCCGGGCCCGTGATGACCGGGTTCTTCAGCCCCGAGATCTTGGCGACCGCACCGTGTTCGGCGAGATTGCCCTTCAGAATCGCAAGATGGCCCTCCGCGTAGAGCGCCTTGTCGATCGGGAAGATCACCTGCTGGTCGCTGCGCGGTTTGCCGGGCACGTCTTTCAGTTCCTCGGCGATCGTTCTGCCGGTGATCGTGATGCAATCGCCGTGCAGAAGCCCGGCGTCGAGCAGGATCTTCAGCACCTGCGGGATGCCGCCCGCCTTGTGCAGATCGGTGGCGACATACTGGCCCGACGGCTTCAGGTTGCAGATCACCGGCACTTTCTTGCGCATGCGCTCGAAGTCCTCGATCGTCCATTCGACCTCGGCCGCGTGCGCGATCGCCAGATAGTGGAGCACCGCGTTGGTCGAGCCGCCGGTCGCCATGATCACGGCGACCGCGTTTTCGATCGACCGCTTCGTGATGATGTCGCGCGGCTTCAGATCCTTCTTGACCGCTTCGACGAGCACGCGCGCCGACTCCGCGGCCGAGTCGACCTTCTCCTGATCGGGGTTCGCCATCGTCGACGAATACAGCAGCGACATGCCGAGCGCCTCGAACGACGAGCTCATCGTGTTGGCCGTGTACATGCCGCCGCACGAACCGGTCGACGGACACGCGTTCTTCTCGATACCCTCGAAGTCCTCCTGCGACATGCGGCCGGCCGTGAATTCGCCGACCGCTTCGAACGACGACACGATCGTCAGATCGGTGCCCTTCCAGTTGCCCGGACGGATCGTGCCGCCGTACACGTAGATGCCCGGCACGTTCATGCGCGCGAGGCCGATCATGCCGCCCGGCATGTTCTTGTCGCAGCCGCCGATCACGACCACCCCGTCCATCCATTGACCCTGCACGCAGGTCTCGATGCAGTCGGCGATCACTTCGCGCGACACGAGCGAGTACTTCATGCCCTCGGTGCCCATCGACATCCCGTCCGAGATCGTCGGCGTGCCGAAGGTCTGCGGGTTCGCGTCGGCGCGCTTGATCGCGGTGACGGCCGCGTCGGCTAGACGCTGCAGACCGGCGTTGCACGGCGTGATCGTCGAGTGGCCGTTGGCGACGCCGATCATGGGTTTGTCGAAATCCTCCTTCTGGTAGCCGAGCGCGTAGTACATCGAGCGATTCGGTGAACGCGCGATGCCTTGCGTGATGTTCTTCGAACGACGGTTGTAGGCCATGGGGATCTCCCGGTCTGTCGGTTCTGACGGATGCGCGCTGCGGCTTGTGCGCGCATTCGTTCAGTGTAGTGCCGTCGCGCCTCGCGAACAGGCGGTTTTGCCTGGAGTGTGTCGCGTGTATTATTCCGCGCTGTTCAGGTCGTAAAATGTATTAATCATGCTGCCAACGATCCCCGACCTGCGCCAGTTGCGCTACTTTGTCACCGTCGCCGAGGAGAAGCACTTCGGGCGCGCGGCCGCGCGTCTGTCGATGACGCAGCCGCCGCTGTCGCAGGCCATCCGCGCGTTGGAGGAGACGCTTGGCGTCGAGCTGTTCGCGCGCACCAAGCGCTCGGTCGAGCTGACGGCGGTCGGCGCCGATCTGCTGCCCGAGGTGCAGCGGCTGCTCGCGGCCGCCGAAGGGCTGAGGCCGCTTGCGCAGAGCCTCGCGCGCGGCGAGGCGGGCGTGCTGTCGCTGGCGTTCGTGTCGACCGCGGATTACGGCCTGCTGCCGCTCCTGCTGCGCGATTTCGGCGTGCGGCATCCGCGCGTGCGGCTCGAGTTGACCGAGGCGACCAGCGACGTGCAGGTCGAGGAGCTGGTGGCCGGGCGTATCGACGCGGGTCTCGTGATCGCGCCGCTGCCGTCGCGGCACGCGGCGCAACTATCGTGGTTGCCGATCGCGCGCGAGCCGCTCGTGATCGCGATGTCGACGGAAATGGCTCAGCGGGTGCAGGGCGGCGTGAACACCTGCGACAGCCCCGCCGCCGAATGGCTCGACACCCCCGTCAGCCTGCGCGATCTCGCCGATGCGCCGCTCGTGATCTTCCCAAGACGTCTCGCGCCAGGCTTTTATGACATCATTATGGATTGCTACGGCGTCGCGGGCCTCGCGCCGCGGATCGGCCAGGAGGCGATCCAGATGCAGACCATCGTCAGTCTCGTGTCGGCCGGCATGGGCGTCGCACTGGTGCCGCAATCGTTGCGTAACCTGCGCCGCACGGGTGTCGTCTACCGGCCCCTGTCGGAGTCGGTGCCCGCGATCGAGACCGGCCTCGTCTGGCGTACCGACGAAGTCAGTCCGGTGCTGGCGGGCTTTATCGATATCGTGCGCGCGCATGCGGCGAGCGTCGCGTCGCGTGTATAGATCGCGCTTCTGATTCCCTGTAAAAACTGCTTCCGAACCTGAACTGCCCATAATTACACGATGCTCATTCACCCCAATTTCGACCCGGTCGCCATTCATCTAGGGCCGCTCGCCGTGCGCTGGTATGGCCTGATGTACCTCGTGGCGTTCGTCGCGGCGATCGTCGTCGCACGGCTGCGGCTGCGTCTGCCGTATGTCGCCGCGCAAGGCTGGACCGCGAAGGATATCGACGACATGCTGTTCTACGGCGTGCTGGGCACGATCCTCGGCGGACGGCTCGGCTATGTGCTGTTCTACAAGGCGAGCTTCTATTTCGCGCATCCGCTCGACATCGTCAAGGTGTGGGAGGGCGGCATGTCGTTTCACGGCGGCTTTCTCGGCGTGACGCTCGCGATGATCCTGTTCGCGTATCAGCGCAAGCGCTCGTGGCTGCAAGTCACCGACTTCGTCGCGCCGATGGTGCCCACGGGCCTCGCGGCCGGGCGTCTCGGCAACTTTATCAACGGCGAGCTGTGGGGTCGCGTGACCGATCCGTCCGCGCCGTGGGCGATGCTGTTCCCGGGCGCCGCACCCGACGACGCCGCGTGGCTCACCGCGCATCCGCAACTGGCCGCGCAATGGCATCTGAACGAAGTGTTCGCGCAATATCACATGCTGCCGCGGCATCCGTCGGAACTGTACGAAATCGCGCTCGAAGGCGTGGCGCTGTTCTTCGTGCTGATCTTCTTCTCGCGCAAGCCGAAGCCGCTCGGCGCGATTTCCGCGATGTTCCTGATCGGCTACGGCCTCGCACGCTTCACGGTCGAATTCGCGCGCGAGCCGGACGATTTCCTGGGCCTGCTGGCGATGGGGCTGTCAATGGGCCAGTGGCTGTCGCTGCCGATGATCCTCGCGGGCATCGGCCTGATGGTGTGGGCGTATCGCCGGGGGCGTCGCGAGCCGGCGCAGGCGGTTGGTGCGAACTGAGCCACGCACGCTCGGGTAGCGCAGCAAGCGCTGCATAAAAAAACGCCACGGCATCGTGGGATGCCGTGGCGTTTCTATTTGCGCTTGCGCATCACTTCATCTGCACCGACCCCGACACGTTGACCGTCACGGTCGACGTGCCGCCTTCGATTGGCATCGGCGCGCCCTTGGCGTCGGCACCCATCGCGCGCGCGCTCATCATCATCATCGGACGCGGCATCACGCCGCTGTGACTCACGTTGACCTCGCGGATCGAATAGCCGCTAAAGCCGAATGCCTGCGAGGACGACGCGGCCTGCTCGCGAAACGACTTGATCGCTTCGCCGCTGAGCCTTTGTTCCGCGGCGCGCTGCGCTTCCGGTGACAGCGAGAAGCGTACGTTGCCGACTTGCATGATCGATGCCATTTGTCCGGCAAGCTTCGATGCAGCCGCGAAGTCGCGCGATTCGAGCACGACTTCCGTACGGCCGCGCCACGTCGAGATGCGTCCGTCGCGGTCGGTCGATGGGAAGATCGAGAACGCGCCCGAGCGTGCCGTCACGCCGGCGACGCCGCGCGCTTTCTGCAACGCCGCATCGGCGCGTTCGTTCAGTGTCGACGTCAGCGACGACGGCTCGCTCGCTTCCTGCTCGTAAAACAGCGTGATTTCGACTTCGTCCTGCGGGACTTCCGCGCTCGCCTGCGCATTCAGCGACAGCACGCCCGCAGGCTGCGGCATCATGCTTTGCGCGCGAGCGAGAACCGGGTTCAGTGCAAGTGCGACAGGCGCGCCAAAGGCGAACGCGAGTGCGAGGGCCCGTGCGGTTTTTTTCGTCATGGCTGGACTCCTTGTTTGAACAGGTGGTGCACGTTCGACGCGCGCGCCGCGCGCTGACGCGATGTTTGACAGATGCGCTGGCGAAAGGGTATGGATGCCGTCGAGCAGTTAGGCCGAGCGATCGCGTTTCGGCAACCGATTAGGCGCGCGTGACCGAGGCTTGGTTCCCCAATTAGCGCATCGCCGCCGCACCGGAAATGATGGCCTGAGCGCGCTCACGACATGTGCCGCGCCGCGCGTTCGCCGTTAAACCAGCTGTTTAGTGATGAAGCGCCATTCGGCTTCCGTCACGGGCGTGATTGACAGACGGTTGCCTTTGGCTAGCACGCGCATATCCTCCAACTCGGCATGCTCGCGCAAGGCAGCAAGCGAAATCAGCGGAATTTTCTTTTTGAACACGACGTCGACGAGTAACCAGCGCGGCGTTTCCGGCGACGACTTCGCGTCGTAGTACGGACTCTTCTTATCGAACTGGGTCGGGTCTGGATAAGCGGTCGACGACACTTCCGCGATGCCCGCAATGCCGGGCTCCGGACAGCTCGAATGATAGAAGAGCACGCCGTCGCCGATCTGCATCACGTCGCGCATGAAGTTGCGCGCCTGATAGTTGCGCACGCCGGTCCACGGCAAGGTGCGATGCGGTGCGTTGGCGAGATCGTCGATGCTTGCCTCGTCCGGTTCGGACTTCATCAGCCAGTAGCGCATGAATCAGAGTGAGCGTGTGAGGTTGAACGAGGCACGGGAGGGGCAGGCGCGTGCAGAAAAGCCCTTGAAAAAGGCCCTCAAACGAAAAACGGCTGCCAAAGAAAAAACGGCACCGAACCGAAGTCCGGTGCCGTTCCAGATAAGGTCCCCGCCTTAGCCGCTAGGCCGGCATCCTGAACCGAGGGTTCAGAATTGGTCGCAGTTAG from Paraburkholderia sp. HP33-1 includes the following:
- the lptG gene encoding LPS export ABC transporter permease LptG, with translation MRIYERYFARQIYLTFVFILFAFSGLFFFFDLINELNSVGHGNYKFQYAVLRVALQTPSRFYEIIPVAALISAIYVFAQMAANSEYTIFRVSGLATNQSLRSLLKIGIPLVIVTYLIGEVVGPYTDQLSERVRLEALGSSVSTNFQSGVWVKDTLTSRADGEQVTRFVNVGELRPDATISNVRIYEFDSKFRLSNVRIAQSGRYQPPGHWLLTGVTDTQLLDVTPAPGTPADALNPVYRANQVTLPEYSLRSELTPQILSVLLVSPDRMSMFNLFRYIQHLTENHQDTQRYEIALWRKVLYPFAVFVMLVLSLPFAYLHTRAGVVGVKVFGGIMLGMSFQLFNTLFSHIGTLNTWPAPLTAATPGLVYLVLGLVGLKWVDRH
- a CDS encoding leucyl aminopeptidase, whose protein sequence is MDFSIKACDWTKGSTNGFLTGKSDCIVIGVFESQTLSGAALEIDTATKGLLTRIIKAGDMDGKAGTTLFLHEVQGIGASRVLLVGLGKQDAFSQKAYGEAVRAAWRALLGTKVVQVTFTLAQLPVLERTADWCVRAAILALRELTYRFTEMKSKPDNTPRALKRIVFSVNSGDEKVARLAAKQGAALANGMDLTRELGNLPSNVCTPTYLANTAKKLAKDWKLKVEVLGEKQCEALKMGSYLSVTAGAVEPAQFIVLQYQGGAAKAAPVVLVGKGVTFDTGGISLKPGESMDEMKYDMCGAGSVLGTLRAVAEMGLKINVVGIIPAVENMPSGTATKPGDIVTSMKGITIEVLNTDAEGRLILCDALTYAERFKPAAVIDIATLTGACIIALGHHNSGLFSKDDALAGELLDASREAADPAWRLPLDDEYQDQLKSNFADVANIGGRPAGSVTAACFLSRFTDSYPWAHLDIAGTAWKSGAAKGATGRPVPLLTQFLIDRAGQ
- the ilvD gene encoding dihydroxy-acid dehydratase; this encodes MAYNRRSKNITQGIARSPNRSMYYALGYQKEDFDKPMIGVANGHSTITPCNAGLQRLADAAVTAIKRADANPQTFGTPTISDGMSMGTEGMKYSLVSREVIADCIETCVQGQWMDGVVVIGGCDKNMPGGMIGLARMNVPGIYVYGGTIRPGNWKGTDLTIVSSFEAVGEFTAGRMSQEDFEGIEKNACPSTGSCGGMYTANTMSSSFEALGMSLLYSSTMANPDQEKVDSAAESARVLVEAVKKDLKPRDIITKRSIENAVAVIMATGGSTNAVLHYLAIAHAAEVEWTIEDFERMRKKVPVICNLKPSGQYVATDLHKAGGIPQVLKILLDAGLLHGDCITITGRTIAEELKDVPGKPRSDQQVIFPIDKALYAEGHLAILKGNLAEHGAVAKISGLKNPVITGPARVFDDEQSALEAILADRIVAGDVVVLRYLGPKGGPGMPEMLAPTSAIIGKGLGESVGLITDGRFSGGTWGMVVGHVAPEAFVGGTIALVQEGDSITIDAHRLLLQLNIDDAELQRRRAVWQAPKPRYTRGVMAKYFALAQPANRGAVTG
- a CDS encoding SIMPL domain-containing protein (The SIMPL domain is named for its presence in mouse protein SIMPL (signalling molecule that associates with mouse pelle-like kinase). Bacterial member BP26, from Brucella, was shown to assemble into a channel-like structure, while YggE from E. coli has been associated with resistance to oxidative stress.); amino-acid sequence: MTKKTARALALAFAFGAPVALALNPVLARAQSMMPQPAGVLSLNAQASAEVPQDEVEITLFYEQEASEPSSLTSTLNERADAALQKARGVAGVTARSGAFSIFPSTDRDGRISTWRGRTEVVLESRDFAAASKLAGQMASIMQVGNVRFSLSPEAQRAAEQRLSGEAIKSFREQAASSSQAFGFSGYSIREVNVSHSGVMPRPMMMMSARAMGADAKGAPMPIEGGTSTVTVNVSGSVQMK
- the lptF gene encoding LPS export ABC transporter permease LptF, with amino-acid sequence MIFERSLQRELAYTAGAVFMVLLTLVLTTMMIRIVGFAASGEIDPRDVLVLIGLTVIGYLAIMLVATLFVSILFVLTRWYKDSEMVVWLSSGVSLTQFIKPIGIFATPIIILIMFFVFVGWPWSNQQSKLIRARFQQRDEVSLLAPGQFRESPTTHRVFFIEKMSPDQGHVENVFVTSTEGGKVNVVVSKNGHIETHKNGDRFVVLENGRRYDGEPGHPDFRIMEFERYGVKIQSQPVVNTPTTTGLPTLTLLRNPTNENLAEFAWRAGLPLIAINLMLLAIPLAHQNPRRSRTINLVMAVLIYLTYSNLLNVVQAWIEQGKMSFGVGLVILHVIVLGIVAFIFWLRVRNRPLFTRAMFSRSQGA
- a CDS encoding LysR family transcriptional regulator, producing the protein MLPTIPDLRQLRYFVTVAEEKHFGRAAARLSMTQPPLSQAIRALEETLGVELFARTKRSVELTAVGADLLPEVQRLLAAAEGLRPLAQSLARGEAGVLSLAFVSTADYGLLPLLLRDFGVRHPRVRLELTEATSDVQVEELVAGRIDAGLVIAPLPSRHAAQLSWLPIAREPLVIAMSTEMAQRVQGGVNTCDSPAAEWLDTPVSLRDLADAPLVIFPRRLAPGFYDIIMDCYGVAGLAPRIGQEAIQMQTIVSLVSAGMGVALVPQSLRNLRRTGVVYRPLSESVPAIETGLVWRTDEVSPVLAGFIDIVRAHAASVASRV
- a CDS encoding DNA polymerase III subunit chi, translating into MTKIDFHSNVGDSLSYACRLARKAYLAGQPLVVLAEPARLRAFDEMLWTFAPLEFVPHCMAGTSLAADTPVVLATNLDDVPHHQVLLNLGATVPAQFARFERLLEVVGNAPEELAAGRERYRFYRDRGYPLTNYKQGG
- the lgt gene encoding prolipoprotein diacylglyceryl transferase, which translates into the protein MLIHPNFDPVAIHLGPLAVRWYGLMYLVAFVAAIVVARLRLRLPYVAAQGWTAKDIDDMLFYGVLGTILGGRLGYVLFYKASFYFAHPLDIVKVWEGGMSFHGGFLGVTLAMILFAYQRKRSWLQVTDFVAPMVPTGLAAGRLGNFINGELWGRVTDPSAPWAMLFPGAAPDDAAWLTAHPQLAAQWHLNEVFAQYHMLPRHPSELYEIALEGVALFFVLIFFSRKPKPLGAISAMFLIGYGLARFTVEFAREPDDFLGLLAMGLSMGQWLSLPMILAGIGLMVWAYRRGRREPAQAVGAN
- a CDS encoding c-type cytochrome, translated to MKSMSYAAVAAIVALAATLSAASPAAHAEAAGLALAQQKNCMSCHSVTRPFMGPSLHDVAARYAGREDAATYLKHKILDGSTGVWGTVPMPANTQLTPDQAATLAAWVLTLK
- a CDS encoding DUF2486 family protein — protein: MSDPQDDSIPVLNEILVPGRAREASGDAAAPAPQPGAEPAPAAPREPAFHTEPAVVPPPAHQTEPTLTPEPAQAAGYEPVAQTGLYRAHVADHTHARRYTRPHHGIHPRHGHEGGHEEMEVSPGVFDRTEPFIPLEAGATVPPDLGHEGTHEAAPAEPALDADAIAQRLHGRFQRFLTGEGRGIIEARCRDAVQQHTSLLVSQITREVAQTLEAEMTDWVREAVEEEVARRSR
- a CDS encoding EVE domain-containing protein, with protein sequence MRYWLMKSEPDEASIDDLANAPHRTLPWTGVRNYQARNFMRDVMQIGDGVLFYHSSCPEPGIAGIAEVSSTAYPDPTQFDKKSPYYDAKSSPETPRWLLVDVVFKKKIPLISLAALREHAELEDMRVLAKGNRLSITPVTEAEWRFITKQLV